DNA from Acidobacteriota bacterium:
GCGGTTGAAGGAGAAACGGAGTTTTTTATCCAGAATGATCCGGCAGACGCCGTGGGCATTCCGTCTCAATCCGTAAGGATCGCTCGAACCCGTGACCTGAACGCCGATGCCGACCGCTCCGACCAGGGCATCCAACTTGTCGGCCAGAGAAAGAACGGCCCCGGGAAGCGAGGCGGGAGATTCGTCGGCCGGCCCGACCGGCTGATAATGCTCGAATACGGCTTGGGCCACGGGACCGGGCCGGCCCTCGTTTCGGGCATAGAGACCTCCCATCCGTCCCTGGAGCGAGGGAAATTCCTTGACCATTTCCGTCAGAAGATCGGCCTTGCACAAAGCGGCGGCCTCAAGCACATGATCACGGCCGGAATCGGGTCCGACCTTGTCCCAGAGGTAGACAACGATTTTTTTCAGCCGCTGCGTCTTGTCCTCATAACTCCCGAGCTTCTCCTGGTAAACAACGTTTTTCAATTCCACGGCTCTTCGGGCCAGGGGGACTTTCCTGTCCTGTTCCCAGAAAAACCGGGCATCCTCCAAACGCGCCTTGAGGACTCTCTCGTTGCCCTTGCGGATCAGGTTTTTCCCGTCCTTGAGGGCATCGGCCACGGCGACAAAATGGGGCAGCTGCTTCTTTCCGCGAACGACGGAAAAGACGTTCTGTCCCTCTCTCATGGCCGTGGAAAGAACGTCCAGAGGGAGCTTGAGGAAAGCTTCGGGAAAACCCCCGATGACCATACAGGGATATTCGACGCCGTAGACCAGCTTTTCGAGAAGTTCGGGATCGGGATGAATTTTGGCATCCAGAGGGGAAAGGTGTTCTTCAATCTGATTGAGAATCATCTTCCGCCGTTCGTCGGGATCGACGATGACGCCGTGCTCTTTGAGAAGATCGAAATATTCGGCGATCGTCTTCGGCGTGACGCGGCGGCGGTCGAAAATGCGATGACCGGACGTGAAAGGCTTCGACTCGGTTCCCTCCGGCAGCCGAATCGGAAGGTGTCGTCCATCCAGAAGGCCGAGCAGGCCGTGAATGGGCCGCGAAAATCGGAAGGATCCGCCGGCCCAGCGCATGGTTTTGGGGAAAGCCAGCGATCCCACGATTCGAGGAACGATATCCTGCAGGATCTCGGCTGTCGACCGGCCTTTTCTGACGCGTTTGAAGCCGAGGTATTCACCCCGGGCCGTGGTTGTGACTTCCAGGATTTCCGGGGCGATCCCCTGGGATCGGGCGAAACCGAGAGCGGCCGGCGAATAAGTTCCGTCAGGGCGCAGGCCGACGGACTTGGGCGGCCCCGTCACCCATTCCTCGGCGTCTTCCTGACCGGCCTTGATTTCCACCGCCACGGCAAGACGCCGCGACGTTCCGAAAACATCCAGCCGGGCCGATTGGATTCCGGCCGCAGCCAGTTCCTTCCCCATCCGCTCTTTCATCTGATCCACGGCCGAAGTCACATGGGACGCCGGCATTTCCTCGGTCATGATTTCGAGAAGAAATTCCATCAGGCCTCTCCCCGAGGCGCAACCGTGCGGCCG
Protein-coding regions in this window:
- the glyS gene encoding glycine--tRNA ligase subunit beta gives rise to the protein MEFLLEIMTEEMPASHVTSAVDQMKERMGKELAAAGIQSARLDVFGTSRRLAVAVEIKAGQEDAEEWVTGPPKSVGLRPDGTYSPAALGFARSQGIAPEILEVTTTARGEYLGFKRVRKGRSTAEILQDIVPRIVGSLAFPKTMRWAGGSFRFSRPIHGLLGLLDGRHLPIRLPEGTESKPFTSGHRIFDRRRVTPKTIAEYFDLLKEHGVIVDPDERRKMILNQIEEHLSPLDAKIHPDPELLEKLVYGVEYPCMVIGGFPEAFLKLPLDVLSTAMREGQNVFSVVRGKKQLPHFVAVADALKDGKNLIRKGNERVLKARLEDARFFWEQDRKVPLARRAVELKNVVYQEKLGSYEDKTQRLKKIVVYLWDKVGPDSGRDHVLEAAALCKADLLTEMVKEFPSLQGRMGGLYARNEGRPGPVAQAVFEHYQPVGPADESPASLPGAVLSLADKLDALVGAVGIGVQVTGSSDPYGLRRNAHGVCRIILDKKLRFSFNRLIDKALSVYGDRMTLDRKEIKARCLEFFTGRLRHLFELMGYRYDLVNAALAPGIDGIYDAYLRVKALDGLRSGSQFEPFILMVKRINNILRDQITAKPNPDLFSEKEERDLQAAFLAVLNNALPMIAKGDYGRAQNIIFKLQPCLTAFFDKVLIMAEDKNIRRNRLGLLKSIRDLLEKVADYALIVVD